Within Leptospira dzoumogneensis, the genomic segment AACCTGCTACCGTTAGAGTGATCGCAAGTCCCAAGACCCAAAACCTGGTCAAAAATCCGAATACAAGACAGATCGTTCCGATGAATTCAAAACCGATCACCAGAACTCCTAAAACATAAGGAGCACCTAAAGTCTCAGTAAAATAATCCATGGCTGTATAAAACCCGGAACCTTCGAACCAACCCAATGCCTTTTGGGCTCCATGTGGGAAGATACAGATCGCAAGGCCCAATCTTAGGAATACAGGCCCTAAACCTTCTTTCGTTTGGAATAAATTATATAACATGCCGAATCTGCATCCCATAGAACCCAAATCCGGACATATTTCCATTCTAATTTATCTGCATTGGGACCGGAAGTCTGCTTACAGGGCAAAATAGGTTGTCGAAAGGGGTATTTCCGTAAATTTTGGCAATACGAACGCATCGGAAGGTACCTATGTCTGAAGAGACAGCCGAAAAGAAGAACAAAAAAATCAACAAGATGAGCGCCGGGGAGCTTGACCAAGCTCTGAAAGACGCAGTCGAGAAGATGAACGGGGAAACGAGCAAGTACGTACAACATCTTAAAGCGAGAAAAGAAGAACTCGCTAAAAAGAAGTAAGCACTACTTTCAAAACCCACAAAACCCTCCGCGGACTCGTGCGGAGGGACCTCAAGATTCCCGGGAACCATGCTACAATTCATCGATATCAAGCACCGGTTCGGTAGCTCCACACTTTTCGAAAACTTCTCCTGGCATATCAAACCAGGCTCCAAGATCGCCTTAGTAGGACCAAACGGTTCCGGCAAATCCACTCTATTCAAAATGGCAGTAGGAGAACTGAATCCAGAAGAAGGATTAGTCAGCCGCTCCAAACATACCGAGATCTCTTTATTCCAACAAATCCCTGATTTCAATTTTGAAGCAAGGGTGATCGATACGGCACTTTCTAAACATAAACATTATAATGAATATATAAAACGTGCAGAGGACATTCATGCAAGAATGGACCGTACGGATCATGATTCTACTGAGTTCACAGCATTATTAGAAGAACAAAGCTCTTTAGAAGAATACGCATTTACATACGGCGTTCATGAATTGGAAGCCCAGGCAAAAAAGATCATTGGTGGTTTAGGTTTTTCTAATGATCAAATGGAGAAGAAGGTAAAAGAATTTTCTCCCGGTTACCAGCACAGGTTGGGACTCGCAATTGCAATTTTGAATCCTGGGAACCTTCTTCTTTTGGACGAACCTACCAACCACTTGGATCATGCTTCTAAGTCTTGGCTCGCGGAATATTTAGTGAATACGAATCGTTCTTTCGTTCTGGTGACTCACGATCCTGAATTCTTGAATGCGACTACTGATACGATCGCAGAGTTGAATCCTTCAGGTGTTCTGGAATTTAAAGGAACTCTGGAAGATTATTTCGAACATAAAAACGAACTTTTAGATAAATTAAGGCTTCAATTCAAAAAAGAAGAAGCTTACTTAAAGAAAAGGACTGAGTGGATAGAACGTTTCCGTTCCAAAGCTACTAAAGCAAAACAAGTCCAAAGTGTTATTAAAAAATTAGAAAAAAGAGATAAGGTAGAAGAGCCTGAAGATTCCTTCTGGAATTCCAAAACCGAGTACAGGTTCAATTATACTCCTTGTGGTAATCTTTCCTTCAGAATAGAGAATGCTTCCTTCTCTTATGAAAAAGGCGGGAAGAATATTTTCTCAAACGCGGAACTTCATGTTTCCAATGGGGACAAGATCGCGATCATAGGTCCGAACGGTGCCGGTAAATCCACATTTTTGAGAAATATATTAGGAATTCATAAACTATCCGAAGGTTCCGTTACTTTCGGACCTAAAACAAAGATCGGCTACTTCTCCCAAAACCACCACGAGCACCTGGATCCTGAAAAAAATCTTTTAGAAACGATCCTTTCCGTGTATCCGGACCTTCCGGATGTGGAAGCTCGAAAACTATTGGGTTATTTTTCTTTCAGCGACGATAGAGTTTTCAAAAAAGTGGGACTTCTTTCCGGAGGAGAACAGAGCAGATTGAGATTGGCTCTATTAGTTAGATTCTCCTCCAATACTTTATTTTTGGACGAGCCTACCAACCATTTGGACTTGGTGGTAAGAGACAATTTGAAACGTGCACTCCAAGAATATCCCGGAGCGGTTTTAGTTATCTCCCACGATCCTGACTTTTTAAAGGACCTATGCACAAGGACCGTTTCCGTTTCCAACGGAAAAGTAAAAGATCTGAATACCAGCTTTTCGGATTATCTGAAATTCCCTCCGGAAGAATTGGAAGCAGAAGGCGGCTTTACGGTCAAAGCCCCGGCCGAAAACGCAAGCAACGAGAACAAGAGCAGATCTCAAAAGAACGCTGACAAAAATCGGGTCAAAAAAATCCAAAAAGAAATAGAACAAATCGAAGCTAAGATCGCTCTATTAGAAAAGAATAAATCCAACTCTGAGGAACTTCTCGCAGATCCCGAGTTTTACAAAAAACGCAGTTATCAAATGGAATTAGACACTTATAACGAGACCAAAAAAGAGATCTCTAAATTGACCGAAACCTGGGAAAAACTGCAAATCGAAATGGAAGAACTTTCTTCCGTAGTATAGAATTGATCCATAAGGAGACTGAATGAATCCGAAAGAATTAAAAAACAGATTAGATGCCAGAAAATCGGGAAGCGACGATTTTTACCTTCTGGATGTACGTAATCCGAACGAACAAGAGATCAGCACGATTGACGGAACGGATCTTTTGATCCCTGTAGCAGAATTACCTGCTCGTATCGGAGAATTGGATCCTTGGAAATCTTCCGGAAAAGAAGTGATTGTATATTGCCGTTCCGGAGCAAGATCCGCGAATGCCTGCGGAGTTTTAAAATCCACAGGTTTTGCGAAAGTATTTAACTTAGAAGGCGGGATCCTTTTATATTCCGACGAGGTAGATCCTAGTCTGGCTAAATATTAAGAATTTATCATCTACTTAGATAAAAACTTAGAGATAGCCGGAAGAACTACTTCCGGCTTTTCTATATGAGGTAGATGCCCTGCATCCTTTACCAAAATAAATTCAGCGTTCAAAAGTTCTTTCACATACTCCCCTTTTTCCAAAGGAGTAGTATGATCTTTATCTCCCCAAAAAACCAATACTTGCTTTTTAGTTAATGCCAAGTTTTCGAATTCGGGTTTAGGATCGAAAGAAATA encodes:
- a CDS encoding rhodanese-like domain-containing protein, which translates into the protein MNPKELKNRLDARKSGSDDFYLLDVRNPNEQEISTIDGTDLLIPVAELPARIGELDPWKSSGKEVIVYCRSGARSANACGVLKSTGFAKVFNLEGGILLYSDEVDPSLAKY
- a CDS encoding ABC-F family ATP-binding cassette domain-containing protein, whose protein sequence is MLQFIDIKHRFGSSTLFENFSWHIKPGSKIALVGPNGSGKSTLFKMAVGELNPEEGLVSRSKHTEISLFQQIPDFNFEARVIDTALSKHKHYNEYIKRAEDIHARMDRTDHDSTEFTALLEEQSSLEEYAFTYGVHELEAQAKKIIGGLGFSNDQMEKKVKEFSPGYQHRLGLAIAILNPGNLLLLDEPTNHLDHASKSWLAEYLVNTNRSFVLVTHDPEFLNATTDTIAELNPSGVLEFKGTLEDYFEHKNELLDKLRLQFKKEEAYLKKRTEWIERFRSKATKAKQVQSVIKKLEKRDKVEEPEDSFWNSKTEYRFNYTPCGNLSFRIENASFSYEKGGKNIFSNAELHVSNGDKIAIIGPNGAGKSTFLRNILGIHKLSEGSVTFGPKTKIGYFSQNHHEHLDPEKNLLETILSVYPDLPDVEARKLLGYFSFSDDRVFKKVGLLSGGEQSRLRLALLVRFSSNTLFLDEPTNHLDLVVRDNLKRALQEYPGAVLVISHDPDFLKDLCTRTVSVSNGKVKDLNTSFSDYLKFPPEELEAEGGFTVKAPAENASNENKSRSQKNADKNRVKKIQKEIEQIEAKIALLEKNKSNSEELLADPEFYKKRSYQMELDTYNETKKEISKLTETWEKLQIEMEELSSVV
- a CDS encoding DoxX family protein; the protein is MLYNLFQTKEGLGPVFLRLGLAICIFPHGAQKALGWFEGSGFYTAMDYFTETLGAPYVLGVLVIGFEFIGTICLVFGFLTRFWVLGLAITLTVAGFTHRDYGFFMNWFGDKGGEGFEYHILAVSAAISLLFRGAGSFSLDKKLGEWSV